A window of the Cystobacter fuscus genome harbors these coding sequences:
- a CDS encoding response regulator transcription factor — MKPRERLLIGQLVEALNHAKTLSEIVRTTEDSLIRLTSADCMALCASRIGQPSLDDWLVAKMPEVYFAQYEEWKKDDFIRAANVRNPNRVMRDGDIIAHKDLQATKIYRIGQDMGVPLEHVMSVYLTQAGWDGNGGFSAYRLKPRPFSDHERDLVQYVAPHLSSAIQRCQVFVERELTGRLLEAQTAAQKTASLVLTTRFEVVQRLGPIDRLMEKWFTDLPGRLPLALLEKLNTAMSQSSFLQTGVGIWEMEGGRKTLRVTYFQLPPVGNKSYWQLRFQEVTHPQLIVWLKILTPKEIEIANLLYKGLSDKEIAHRLLNKKGEKNSHETVKKHLRHIYEKLKPFGVSNRADFMVRAHLPCEDEED, encoded by the coding sequence ATGAAGCCCAGGGAGCGCCTGCTCATCGGCCAGTTGGTGGAAGCGCTGAACCACGCCAAGACCCTCTCGGAGATCGTGCGCACCACGGAGGACAGCCTGATCCGGTTGACGTCCGCGGACTGCATGGCCCTGTGCGCCTCGCGCATCGGACAGCCCTCGCTGGACGACTGGTTGGTGGCGAAGATGCCCGAGGTGTATTTCGCCCAGTATGAGGAATGGAAGAAGGATGACTTCATCCGTGCCGCCAACGTGCGCAATCCCAACCGGGTCATGCGGGATGGAGACATCATCGCGCACAAGGATCTGCAGGCCACCAAGATCTACCGGATCGGCCAGGACATGGGAGTGCCGCTCGAGCACGTCATGTCGGTCTATCTGACCCAGGCGGGTTGGGACGGCAATGGCGGCTTCAGCGCCTACCGCCTCAAGCCCCGGCCCTTCTCCGACCACGAGCGCGACCTCGTCCAGTACGTCGCGCCGCACCTCTCCTCGGCCATCCAGCGCTGTCAGGTGTTCGTGGAGCGGGAGCTGACGGGCCGGCTGCTGGAGGCGCAAACGGCGGCCCAGAAGACGGCGAGCCTCGTGCTGACCACCCGCTTCGAGGTGGTGCAGCGCCTGGGTCCCATCGACAGGCTGATGGAGAAATGGTTCACGGACCTCCCGGGGCGATTGCCCCTGGCCCTGTTGGAGAAGCTGAACACGGCGATGAGCCAATCGAGCTTCCTCCAGACCGGGGTGGGGATCTGGGAGATGGAGGGCGGCCGGAAGACCCTGCGGGTGACCTACTTCCAGTTGCCGCCCGTGGGGAACAAGTCGTACTGGCAACTGCGCTTCCAGGAGGTGACGCATCCCCAGCTCATCGTCTGGCTCAAGATCCTGACGCCCAAGGAGATCGAGATCGCCAACCTCTTGTACAAAGGCCTGTCCGACAAGGAGATCGCCCACCGGCTCCTCAACAAGAAGGGCGAGAAGAACAGCCACGAGACCGTGAAGAAGCACCTGCGTCACATCTACGAGAAGCTCAAGCCCTTCGGAGTGAGCAATCGGGCCGACTTCATGGTCCGTGCCCACCTGCCCTGCGAAGACGAGGAGGATTGA
- a CDS encoding zinc-binding dehydrogenase: MGLGFFLYSPESADAVLDGVAGPLFPTLISALRPTGRYCLVGAAAGGAVSFDAWSLLDGRVLTGYSTETLDGNVLRAATRELLALRLPPPPTTVLPLAEAARAHELLERREVRGRVVLVP, from the coding sequence CTGGGCCTTGGGTTCTTCCTATACTCCCCCGAAAGCGCCGACGCGGTGCTCGATGGCGTCGCGGGGCCGCTCTTCCCGACACTCATCTCCGCGCTTCGCCCAACCGGTCGGTATTGCCTCGTCGGCGCGGCGGCCGGTGGCGCGGTCTCCTTCGACGCCTGGAGCCTGCTCGACGGGCGCGTCCTCACCGGCTACTCGACGGAGACGCTCGACGGAAACGTGCTGCGAGCGGCCACGCGCGAGCTGCTCGCCTTGCGGCTGCCTCCTCCGCCGACGACCGTGCTCCCGCTCGCCGAGGCGGCGCGCGCCCACGAACTCCTCGAGCGACGAGAAGTTCGTGGGCGCGTGGTGCTCGTGCCGTAG
- a CDS encoding kelch repeat-containing protein: protein MLLPRDVWSRVLVLVGSALLVSCAKEAPSPANDDAVASITAPLAAAPGWSSAAPMARPSSQHAAVLLGSGKLLIINGTDSSGPISSAELYDPATDTWTSAGAPGFQGNITQAVLLPNGKVLVLTESSRTGHLHDPATGTWTDTGDLSDDRALPSVTLLESGRVLVAGGSNRAGVQLTSADLYDPVTNTFTPTGAMTLSRGSHSATRLQDGRVLAVSGYGQGGEVPGADLYDPATGTWSAVAPPLVPRYFFTSTLLPDGRVLITGGSDASGIVLSDAELYDPGSNTWTATSSMALTRSRHAATLLPDGKVLVTGAGIGQTPLSELYDPATGQWSPGDTMADGRAGHTATLLPSGKVLVVGGYDAAGAATLASTELYDPGVNRWTPAGALGGARVDPLVALLPSGRVLVAGGRNSGGASLASAQLYDRAANTWTFAASLSLPRERATATLLRSGSVLVVGGLSGGSSVGSTERYDAATNAWSPTAPLASARHFHTATLLTDGRVLVVGGQRDATVLGTAELYDPTADAWTPVASLTTVRSAHAAALLPDGRVLVAGGRNGAGAALATAEVYDPASNTWTPTAGLAQGREGLTLTLLPSGQVLAAGGLTGATGLSSTELYDASTNTWVAGPALSQAHGYHTATLAPSGKVLVAGGLSAPGTPSTSADVYDPAHHDWTSVSAPASSGGLVAAALPSGEVLLAGGSAATGAELYEDTGAQPAWRPVVSQPDVLFPTCPSVLQGQGFRGISGASSGNFGASPTDFPLVRLRGAEGGRLWTLPATDMSATSATVTVPADLPPGTYALSVFANAIPGGRMVTVLPNTAPTAQPQTVSTTRGTPVAITLVGTDPDVGQTLSWTLVTPPQHGTLSGTPPSLTYTPEPGYEGPDSFSFRVRDCGQDSNVATVDIDVTNPPPTITCPADTASEAVGPDGAPGNWPPATATDEGADPTITYSPPRESTFPLGSTTVTATATDDSGGTASCSFQFTVQDTTPPSVTCPEDIQVRSDDASGTSVTFTLPAATDAVSSTTVTSSPASGSVFRHGATRVTVTATDAAGNSAQCSFQVTVQATVVSIAGGGCQSTGSGTASSLALLLLGLASRSRRRRSTPMSFPSRPRARGRVLVALLAALLAPAVHAQSAGPILPMDLERLRFNPAATDSLLVDTGHVLPEGSYRLLLMAGYERGILLLRGSDGVERPIIDYRVAGWLAGAWSPIERLELSARLPIIIAQGGSGAESLVGVTAPTSFGLGTPELGARYALLRREDGAPVFLGLGLDIGLPGGTASAFGRQNGWAGFQFAPRVAVGREVGPLSLGASAGVRIRSTEVEPGRNFGSELEQGLVVATRGEGLRAEIALEAAESLVAPDVALELLGGLRLPVGHGFEAFALAGHGFTDIPGTPSFRVAAGIAWAPPYVPPAREDVCKEGRTHTPEQCPELDDDGDSVANAQDRCPLEAGAVDNGGCPDGDSDGDGVVDRQDRCPSEPGLPRYQGCPAPDADGDGIADDEDACPHEAGVETNRGCPVQEEKPTEAPPPEPPPERAPPREEPPPPEQAAPPTDHHVLFPVGESSLQEEEKRQLDAIADYLKAHPELSVRVEGHTDATGPEELNVTLSQQRADMVREYLIQRGIAGSRLTAKGYGSSRPVAENSTPEGQRANRRVEFITEKR from the coding sequence ATGCTGTTACCTCGCGATGTCTGGAGCAGGGTGCTGGTGTTGGTGGGGAGTGCGCTCCTGGTGTCCTGCGCGAAGGAGGCCCCGTCGCCCGCCAACGACGACGCCGTGGCCTCCATCACCGCGCCCCTGGCCGCGGCTCCCGGCTGGTCCTCCGCCGCGCCCATGGCCAGGCCAAGCTCGCAGCATGCCGCCGTCCTGCTCGGCTCCGGCAAGCTCCTGATCATCAATGGCACCGACAGCTCGGGCCCCATCTCCAGCGCGGAGCTCTACGACCCGGCCACCGATACGTGGACCTCCGCGGGAGCGCCCGGCTTCCAGGGCAACATCACGCAGGCCGTGCTGCTCCCCAATGGCAAGGTGCTCGTGCTGACGGAGTCCTCCCGGACGGGTCACCTCCATGACCCCGCCACGGGCACGTGGACGGACACGGGCGACCTGTCGGATGACCGCGCGCTGCCCAGCGTCACCCTCCTGGAGTCGGGTCGGGTGCTGGTCGCCGGTGGCTCGAATCGCGCGGGAGTCCAACTCACCTCCGCAGACCTGTACGATCCCGTCACCAACACGTTCACTCCCACCGGCGCCATGACGCTGAGCCGGGGGTCGCACTCCGCCACGCGACTCCAGGACGGCAGGGTTCTCGCCGTGAGTGGCTACGGCCAGGGCGGTGAGGTCCCCGGCGCGGACCTCTACGATCCCGCGACCGGCACCTGGTCCGCCGTCGCGCCGCCCCTCGTGCCGCGGTACTTCTTCACCAGCACGTTGCTGCCCGATGGCCGCGTGCTGATCACCGGTGGCTCGGACGCCAGCGGAATCGTCCTGTCCGACGCGGAGCTGTACGATCCGGGGAGCAACACGTGGACCGCCACGAGCAGCATGGCCCTCACGCGCTCGCGCCATGCGGCCACGCTGCTGCCCGATGGCAAGGTGCTGGTGACCGGCGCCGGCATCGGCCAGACTCCGCTCTCGGAACTCTATGATCCCGCCACCGGCCAGTGGTCCCCCGGGGACACCATGGCGGACGGGCGGGCGGGCCACACCGCGACGCTGCTGCCGTCCGGCAAGGTGCTGGTCGTGGGTGGCTACGACGCGGCGGGCGCTGCCACCCTCGCGAGCACGGAGCTGTATGACCCGGGCGTCAACCGGTGGACCCCGGCCGGCGCGCTGGGTGGAGCCCGGGTGGATCCGCTGGTGGCGCTGCTGCCCTCCGGCCGCGTCCTCGTCGCGGGAGGCCGCAACAGCGGAGGCGCGTCGCTGGCCTCGGCGCAGCTCTATGATCGGGCGGCCAACACCTGGACGTTCGCGGCGTCCCTCTCCCTTCCGCGTGAGCGCGCCACGGCGACGCTGCTGCGCTCGGGCTCGGTGCTCGTGGTCGGTGGCCTGAGCGGGGGCAGCTCGGTGGGCTCGACCGAGCGCTACGATGCGGCCACCAATGCCTGGAGCCCGACCGCGCCGCTCGCCAGTGCCAGGCACTTCCACACCGCCACGCTCCTCACGGACGGCCGGGTGCTCGTCGTGGGCGGGCAGCGCGACGCCACGGTGCTCGGGACGGCGGAGCTGTATGACCCCACCGCCGACGCGTGGACCCCGGTGGCCTCCCTGACCACGGTCCGGTCCGCGCATGCCGCCGCGCTGCTTCCCGATGGCCGGGTGCTCGTCGCCGGGGGACGCAACGGCGCGGGCGCGGCGCTGGCCACCGCGGAGGTGTACGACCCGGCCAGCAATACCTGGACCCCCACCGCGGGGCTGGCCCAGGGCCGCGAAGGCCTCACGCTGACGCTGCTGCCCTCCGGCCAGGTGCTGGCGGCGGGAGGGCTCACGGGCGCCACGGGCCTCTCGTCCACGGAGCTGTATGACGCCAGTACCAACACGTGGGTCGCCGGGCCCGCGCTCTCCCAGGCGCACGGGTACCACACCGCGACACTCGCGCCTTCGGGCAAGGTCCTGGTCGCGGGCGGCCTGAGCGCGCCGGGCACGCCCTCCACCTCGGCGGACGTCTATGACCCCGCCCATCATGACTGGACCTCCGTCAGTGCTCCGGCTTCAAGCGGAGGGCTCGTCGCGGCCGCCCTGCCCTCGGGCGAGGTGCTCCTCGCGGGCGGCTCGGCCGCGACGGGGGCCGAGCTGTACGAGGACACCGGCGCACAGCCCGCGTGGCGCCCGGTGGTGAGTCAGCCGGACGTCCTCTTCCCCACCTGTCCGAGCGTCCTCCAGGGCCAGGGCTTCCGGGGCATCTCGGGCGCGAGCAGCGGCAACTTCGGTGCCTCCCCGACGGACTTCCCCCTGGTGCGCCTGCGGGGCGCCGAGGGAGGACGACTCTGGACGCTTCCCGCGACGGACATGTCCGCCACGAGCGCGACGGTGACCGTCCCGGCCGACTTGCCGCCGGGGACGTACGCCCTGTCCGTCTTCGCCAATGCCATTCCGGGTGGGCGCATGGTGACGGTGCTCCCCAATACCGCGCCCACGGCGCAGCCCCAGACGGTCTCCACGACCCGCGGCACGCCCGTGGCCATCACCCTCGTCGGGACCGACCCGGATGTGGGGCAGACGTTGAGCTGGACCCTCGTCACGCCCCCGCAGCACGGGACGCTGAGTGGCACGCCGCCGTCCCTCACCTACACGCCCGAACCGGGCTACGAGGGCCCCGACAGCTTCTCCTTCCGGGTTCGGGACTGCGGCCAGGACAGCAACGTCGCCACCGTGGACATCGACGTCACGAATCCGCCTCCCACCATCACCTGCCCCGCGGACACCGCGAGCGAAGCGGTGGGCCCCGACGGTGCCCCGGGCAACTGGCCGCCCGCCACGGCCACCGACGAGGGAGCCGACCCCACCATCACCTATTCGCCGCCCAGGGAGAGCACCTTCCCCCTCGGGAGCACGACCGTCACGGCCACGGCGACGGACGATTCGGGCGGCACGGCGTCGTGCTCGTTCCAGTTCACCGTCCAGGACACGACGCCTCCGTCCGTGACGTGCCCGGAGGACATCCAGGTGCGCTCGGATGATGCCTCGGGCACCTCCGTGACGTTCACGCTTCCCGCGGCCACGGACGCCGTCTCCTCGACGACGGTGACCTCCTCGCCGGCCTCGGGCAGTGTCTTCAGACATGGCGCCACGCGCGTCACCGTCACCGCCACGGACGCGGCCGGCAACTCCGCGCAGTGCTCCTTCCAGGTCACGGTCCAGGCGACGGTGGTGTCCATCGCCGGAGGCGGCTGCCAGAGCACGGGCAGTGGGACGGCCTCGTCGCTGGCGCTCCTCCTGTTGGGGCTCGCCTCGAGGAGCCGCCGTCGCCGCTCCACGCCAATGAGCTTTCCCTCGCGTCCACGGGCTCGGGGCCGGGTGCTGGTCGCGCTCCTGGCCGCCCTCCTTGCCCCCGCCGTCCATGCCCAGAGCGCCGGGCCCATCCTCCCGATGGACCTGGAGCGCCTGCGCTTCAATCCCGCGGCGACGGACTCGCTGCTGGTGGACACCGGCCACGTGCTCCCCGAGGGGAGCTATCGACTGCTCCTCATGGCCGGCTACGAGCGCGGCATCCTGCTGCTCAGGGGCAGTGATGGCGTGGAGCGCCCCATCATCGACTACCGCGTCGCGGGCTGGCTCGCGGGGGCCTGGTCTCCCATCGAGCGCCTGGAGCTGTCCGCGCGGCTGCCCATCATCATCGCCCAGGGAGGCTCGGGCGCGGAGTCGCTGGTCGGAGTGACGGCGCCGACCTCCTTCGGACTGGGAACGCCGGAGCTGGGCGCGCGCTATGCGCTGCTTCGCCGCGAGGACGGGGCGCCGGTGTTCCTCGGCCTGGGACTGGACATCGGACTGCCCGGCGGAACGGCGAGTGCGTTCGGTCGGCAGAATGGCTGGGCGGGGTTCCAGTTCGCGCCCCGGGTGGCCGTGGGACGCGAGGTGGGTCCGCTGTCGCTGGGCGCCAGCGCGGGCGTGCGGATCCGCTCCACGGAGGTCGAGCCCGGCCGGAACTTCGGAAGTGAACTCGAGCAGGGGCTCGTGGTGGCCACGCGCGGCGAAGGCCTGCGCGCCGAGATCGCGCTGGAGGCGGCCGAGTCGCTCGTGGCGCCGGATGTGGCGCTGGAGTTGCTCGGTGGCTTGAGGCTGCCGGTGGGCCATGGCTTCGAGGCGTTCGCGCTGGCGGGGCATGGCTTCACGGACATTCCGGGCACGCCCTCGTTCCGCGTGGCCGCGGGAATCGCCTGGGCTCCCCCCTACGTGCCTCCTGCCCGTGAAGACGTCTGCAAGGAGGGCCGCACCCACACGCCAGAGCAGTGCCCGGAGCTGGATGACGACGGTGACTCGGTGGCCAACGCGCAAGACCGCTGCCCGCTCGAGGCCGGCGCGGTGGACAACGGCGGCTGCCCGGATGGCGACTCGGACGGGGACGGCGTCGTGGATCGCCAGGACCGGTGCCCCTCCGAGCCGGGACTCCCGCGCTACCAGGGCTGCCCCGCCCCCGACGCGGACGGTGATGGCATCGCGGACGACGAGGATGCCTGCCCCCACGAGGCTGGCGTCGAGACGAATCGTGGCTGCCCGGTCCAGGAGGAGAAGCCCACCGAGGCGCCGCCTCCCGAGCCCCCGCCCGAGCGGGCACCGCCGCGCGAGGAGCCGCCTCCGCCCGAGCAGGCCGCACCGCCCACGGACCACCATGTCCTGTTCCCGGTGGGAGAGTCGTCCCTCCAGGAGGAAGAGAAGCGGCAGTTGGATGCCATCGCGGACTACCTCAAGGCCCACCCGGAACTCTCGGTTCGCGTCGAGGGGCACACGGACGCCACCGGCCCCGAGGAGCTCAATGTCACGCTGAGTCAGCAGCGCGCGGACATGGTGCGCGAGTACCTCATCCAGCGCGGCATCGCGGGCTCCCGCCTGACCGCCAAGGGGTACGGGTCCAGCCGCCCCGTGGCGGAGAACAGCACACCCGAGGGGCAGCGCGCGAACCGCCGCGTCGAGTTCATCACGGAGAAGCGCTGA
- a CDS encoding tautomerase family protein, translating into MPLWKIYHPVGAFTGEDKQALSKRITEIYSSVLPKFYVGVVFQEIAADSIYIGGEPTKNFVRIHADHIARTLNSDEARTRFLAKVDAAVAPFIKDRGFDWEFHVDETPFELWTVQGFRPPRPGTEDEKRWIAENKPSPRTHA; encoded by the coding sequence ATGCCATTGTGGAAAATCTATCACCCGGTGGGTGCATTCACCGGCGAGGACAAGCAGGCGCTCTCCAAGAGAATCACGGAGATCTATTCGTCGGTTCTGCCGAAGTTCTATGTCGGTGTGGTCTTCCAGGAGATCGCGGCGGACTCGATTTATATTGGCGGAGAGCCGACGAAGAACTTCGTCAGGATTCATGCGGATCATATCGCTCGCACGCTGAATTCAGATGAGGCCAGGACGAGATTTCTCGCCAAGGTCGATGCGGCTGTCGCTCCCTTCATCAAGGACCGGGGCTTCGATTGGGAGTTCCACGTCGACGAGACGCCCTTCGAGCTCTGGACGGTCCAGGGTTTTCGACCGCCTCGCCCGGGAACGGAAGACGAGAAGCGGTGGATCGCGGAGAACAAGCCCTCACCCAGAACCCATGCTTGA
- a CDS encoding SDR family NAD(P)-dependent oxidoreductase: MIMGREKGLAVVTGASSGIGATYAARLAARGYSLLLVARRPDRLASIKDELSRAHGVHVETVVADLESPSDLSNVEARVASDDVTFLVNNAGAGGLGKSANMTADQLDRIIKLNITALTRLSHAALSAFRKRNAGVLVNIGSVMAHLPSASGAAYSASKAYVLNFTRSLQLEYADKPIQIQLVMPGPIRTEFFSSQGMSDAVFPNEAYLTAEQLVDAALAGLEAGEGVTVPSVLDVRTWNALEAARAEFMKATMSGKVAPRYLG; this comes from the coding sequence ATGATCATGGGCAGGGAAAAAGGCTTGGCGGTTGTCACCGGAGCTTCTTCGGGCATTGGTGCCACGTATGCCGCGCGGCTGGCGGCGCGTGGCTACTCGCTCTTGCTGGTCGCGCGTCGGCCTGACCGCCTCGCCAGCATCAAGGATGAATTGTCTCGCGCGCACGGGGTCCACGTGGAGACGGTCGTCGCGGATCTCGAGAGTCCCTCGGATCTGTCCAACGTCGAGGCGCGCGTCGCGTCCGACGACGTCACCTTCCTCGTCAACAACGCCGGCGCGGGCGGTCTGGGCAAAAGCGCCAACATGACCGCCGATCAGCTTGATCGCATCATCAAGTTGAACATCACCGCGCTCACGCGCCTCTCGCACGCGGCGCTGTCGGCCTTCCGCAAGCGCAACGCGGGCGTTCTGGTGAACATCGGCTCGGTCATGGCGCATTTGCCGTCGGCGAGTGGCGCCGCCTACAGCGCTTCGAAGGCCTATGTGCTGAACTTCACCCGGTCCTTGCAGCTGGAGTACGCGGACAAGCCGATCCAGATTCAGCTCGTCATGCCCGGGCCGATCCGCACCGAGTTCTTCTCGTCACAAGGCATGAGCGACGCGGTCTTTCCGAACGAGGCCTATCTCACCGCGGAGCAGCTCGTGGACGCCGCACTCGCCGGGCTCGAGGCGGGGGAGGGCGTGACCGTGCCGTCCGTGCTCGACGTGCGGACCTGGAACGCGTTGGAGGCGGCGCGCGCCGAGTTCATGAAGGCGACGATGTCGGGCAAGGTCGCGCCGCGCTACCTCGGGTGA
- a CDS encoding AMP-binding protein translates to MEKSWLKYYPPGVPTEIDGTRYASLAHLMDESFRTYADRPAFECMGQSITYRELDALSRQVGAWLQARGLARGSAVALMMPNVIQYPVCVAAILRAGCTVVNVNPLYTPRELEYQLKDSGAVALFLLEAFAPTLQKILGNTALKHVVTVAAGAPGTASPLPQAIPFERVLAEGQTLPLAPITVSPDDIAFLQYTGGTTGVVKGAMLLHRNLVASMLQTEAWLQPVLHKRQGQLTFVCVLPLYHIYALNNCALLGMHVGAMNILIPNPRDITGLIQTLSHRPIHALPGVNTFFNALVHHPDLGKLDLSQLLITTCGGAAAQRVVAEKWFSLTGVPLLESYGLTEASPGVTCNPLTDTEYSGGIGLPLPSTEVSLRDDEGKDVPLGEPGELCIRGPQVMAGYWNRPDETARVMTPDGFLKSGDIAVKDERGFLRIVDRKKDMILVSGFNVYPNEVEGVVAAHPGVLEVAAVGVPDAHSGEAVKLFVVKKDPALTEPQLLDFCREQLTGYKRPKSIEFRAELPKSNVGKILRRDLRPSTS, encoded by the coding sequence GATGCCCTGTCGCGTCAGGTGGGGGCGTGGTTGCAGGCCCGGGGACTCGCGCGCGGCTCGGCCGTGGCCCTCATGATGCCCAACGTGATTCAGTACCCGGTCTGTGTCGCCGCCATCCTGCGCGCGGGCTGCACCGTGGTGAACGTCAACCCGCTCTACACCCCGCGCGAGCTGGAGTACCAGCTCAAGGACAGCGGGGCCGTGGCCCTCTTCCTCCTGGAAGCCTTCGCTCCCACCCTCCAGAAGATCCTGGGGAACACCGCCTTGAAGCACGTGGTGACGGTCGCCGCGGGCGCGCCGGGCACCGCCTCTCCCCTGCCCCAGGCAATCCCGTTCGAGCGCGTGCTGGCCGAGGGCCAGACGCTGCCGCTCGCCCCCATCACCGTGTCACCCGACGACATCGCCTTCCTCCAATACACGGGGGGCACCACCGGCGTGGTCAAGGGCGCCATGCTGCTGCACCGCAACCTGGTCGCCAGCATGCTGCAGACCGAGGCCTGGCTGCAGCCCGTCCTGCACAAGCGCCAGGGCCAGCTCACCTTCGTCTGCGTGCTGCCGCTCTACCACATCTACGCGCTCAACAATTGCGCGCTGCTGGGCATGCACGTGGGCGCGATGAACATCCTCATCCCCAACCCGCGAGACATCACCGGCCTCATCCAGACCCTGTCCCATCGGCCCATCCATGCCCTGCCGGGGGTCAACACCTTCTTCAACGCCCTCGTCCACCACCCCGACCTCGGCAAGCTCGACCTGTCCCAACTGCTGATCACCACCTGTGGTGGCGCGGCGGCGCAGCGGGTCGTCGCGGAGAAGTGGTTCTCCCTGACCGGCGTTCCGCTCCTCGAGAGCTACGGCCTGACGGAGGCCTCCCCCGGAGTGACCTGCAACCCGCTCACCGACACGGAATACTCCGGTGGCATCGGTCTGCCCCTGCCCTCCACCGAGGTCTCCCTGCGCGATGACGAGGGAAAGGACGTGCCGCTCGGAGAGCCCGGGGAGCTGTGCATCCGCGGCCCCCAGGTGATGGCCGGCTACTGGAACCGCCCGGACGAGACGGCCCGGGTCATGACGCCCGACGGCTTCCTCAAATCCGGCGACATCGCCGTCAAGGACGAGCGCGGCTTCCTGCGCATCGTGGACCGCAAGAAGGACATGATCCTCGTGTCGGGCTTCAACGTCTACCCCAACGAGGTGGAGGGTGTGGTCGCCGCGCACCCCGGTGTCCTGGAGGTGGCGGCCGTGGGCGTGCCCGACGCGCACTCGGGCGAGGCGGTGAAGCTCTTCGTGGTGAAGAAGGACCCGGCCCTCACCGAGCCCCAGTTGCTCGACTTCTGCCGCGAGCAGCTCACCGGCTACAAGCGGCCCAAGTCCATCGAGTTCCGCGCGGAGCTTCCCAAGAGCAACGTGGGGAAGATCCTCCGCCGGGATCTGCGGCCCTCGACGAGCTGA